The stretch of DNA TTCTCTGAATTCGCCATAAGCGAACTAGCGAAGATTGACATAATCGATCCAGCTGATGTTAAGGACCATGTGGTGATTAAAGTGAAAAAAACATACCCTGCTTATTTCGGAACATATGATCATTTTCCCGTGATTAAAAAATTTACAGAAGGGTTTGAAAATCTGTTTTTAATTGGCAGAAATGGTATGCACCGTTATAACAATATGGATCATTCCATGTTAACTGCCATGGCAGCTGTTGACAATATCATCAAAGGAAAAACTTCCAAGGATAATTTATGGCAGATAAATGCGGAAGAAGAGTACCATGAAGAAAAATAGTAATATTGCATGTAAAACCAGAAGACATTAGAGGACATGGAATATGGATGATACCTTCTGTAATAAATCATTTTCAGGTGATATTCGCCTGTTAATTATTCTATCTGTTTATTTTATATTGGGAATTTTTCTGTTGAAGTATTACCAGTATCAGATTAATCCAGATGGTATTCAATACATTCTAATAGCAAAATCTTACTTCACAGGCAATTTCCATACAGCAATCGATGCATATTGGGGACCACTTATTTCCTGGCTATTGGTACCGTTTTTATTTTTCGGTCAATCACCAATTTATGAGTTATTATCCACAAAGATTCTAGCTTTAATAGTTGGATCAGTTACCATTGTTGGGGTTAGATTTTTATCTTACCGATTTAAAATGAATGAAACCATTAGAACTGTTCTTTTATTCTCTTTAATTCCCATTATCTTATTTTTTGCTTTGTTTGCCATAACACCTGACCTTTTAACAGTTTGTGTATTGGTTTACTACCTCTATTTCATTTTCGATCCTGATTACTATCAAAAATATAATAATGCAATATTCTGTGGAATATTGGGTTCCCTTGCATATTTCAGCAAGAGTTTTGCACTTCCCTTCTTCTTAATTCATTTCTTTATATTCAATATTTTCCACGTATTGGCCATTGCAAAAAACCGAAGACGAAAGGTTGTTAAAAACTTTTTATTGGGAGTTTTAGTTTTTGTTTTAATTAGTGGAATTTGGGTTGCCCTTATTAGCGACAAAGAGGGTAAAATAACTATTGGAACTTCGGGTGAAGTGAACCATGCCCTGGTAGGTCCGGATTCAAAAGGACCTGTTCAGTTTTTTAAGGGTTTTGATAAACCTCAAATATCAGTATCAAACCCTCAATGGAGTCCACTCAATTCATGGTCTAACTTCAAATTCCAGCTAGAAATTATATGGAATAACATCCAGAAAGAACTTCTTTCATATCAATTATTTTCATTATTTTCCATTATTATCATGTTTACCTATTTTTTACTTTGTTTAAAACCTTTAAAACAATTAATTAATGATAGGGATGTACTTTATCCATTGACTACAATTATTTTATTATCTGTTCTTTACCTTCCCATTGTTGTGGAAGCAAGTTATTTATGGCTGGGATATATATTATTATTACTCATGGCTGGTTTTTTGATAAATATAATTTTAGAAAAAACAATTATCAGTAAAATCGCCAAAATTATTCTTTTATTTGTAGTTGCAGCATCTTTTGCTTACATGCCAGTGAGTTTTTTGGCAAATAACACCAACATTAACAAGGAGCTTTATTATTCAAGCTTAGACCTTAAAACTCAATACAACATCAATGGTAATATTGCTTCAAATGACCAGTTGGATACCATGAAATTTATCTCATTTTATATGGGCACCAACTACTATGGACAGGCCCCAAAAAATATAACTGATGACCAACTGGCTTCTGATCTTAAAGAATTGGACATTGATTATTATTTTGTTTGGGATAATTCAATTAATAATTCATCAACAGAGGGTAATCTAATAGCAAATGGCTATTACTTAGATATTGGTGATTCAGCAAAAAATTCTAAAATATTAACATCATATGAACCTTCAAATCAGGGTAAAATGAAATATTTCAAAATTTACGCTGTCAAAGAGTAAATAGATCCGTTATAAATACTAAAATTCGCCATATTTAATTTTTTTAAGGAAATAATAAACAAATGTAATCTTTATTTTTTTTATTTTTTTCTCATATAAACTAAATCTCATATGAGTAAAACTTCTAGCTGTCACCGTTGGTAAAATTATAGTTGTAAGAATAAACTCAAAAGAATAAACTCACAATTTAATGTATATCTTCCTCCAGTGAAGAATTAAAGCCACTACCCACCAGAAAGCCACAATGATAAGTCCAAATGCAACTGTACCCCACATTGGTCCCAAGTATTGGAATAGAATGGGCATTACTGTGTTGTCAATATCAATAATTGCCCCTCCAGGTAGGGTATTGGGTGCTACAAAAATTAAAACACCCAATATATCTGATAAAATGTAGATTAAAAGGGCGTTTCGTCCAAAAGGAATTCCCACATTAAGGATTTTTCCTCTTTTTAATATATCCATCAAACCGTATAACAAAGCCAGAATAATAGCTGCCAAACCTGCATTAACCAGTATGAAACTGGAAGTCCACAGTTGCTTGATTATGGGCATTACTGGTGAAATAATCAAGCCTATGGTTAAAGCTATTAACCCGCCTATTATTAAATACTGGACACCTTTCCAATTTCTATGCAATCTCAGGGTTCTACCGCAGGCTAAACCTATTAGTACCATGGCAGTCCCGTTTATCACAGCCATCATCCCCTCAGGGTCAAAAACATGTTCTTTGTCCAGAAGGTGAGCAGGGGTGAAAACCTGAGAATCAATCCATCCTGCTATATTATTACTCATTTCCAGTGAACCAGCTGGTACTCCAGGAGCACTCACCCATAATAAAATAGCAGCCTGAACAAATAGTATTACCGATGCTGCTAAAATAATCCAGCGGGTTCTCAGACGTGCCAGTGGCGCAGCAAAAAGTGATGAAAGGGCAATTAATTGCAGTATACCCGGAATTCTTATGGTGGAAAAGTCAGGAACTCCGTAGAAGAAAAGACCGAAAACAAGAGCAACACCTATGAGATAAAGAGCAGCTACCCTGAAGAGAAACTTGCCCCATTTTTTCCAAGATGGTTGTTTAGAGCGGGATGCAAATGAAAAATTCATTGAAACACCCACAATGAACAGGAAAAAAGGGAATACTAGATCAGCAAGGTTTAAGCCAATCCAGGAGGCATGTTGTAGGAGTGAAGGTGTGTCTGGATAAAGACCAAGGATGTTAACCATGATCATTCCAGCTATGGTAAAACCACGAAAAACATCCAGGGAAACCAATCTATCTTTTACTTCAACCATTTTAGTACCTTCCAATTCATAACCATTTAAGTGGCTTCCAAGTTTTTCAACATGTTTTTTATTAACATTCCCAACTTTTGATTAACTTGATGGGAAAATGAAGTTTCTGAAGGCCATTGCATCCACATGTTTTTTGGTGTTGGTATCATAAATATCCACACTGAACATGACTTCTTTAACACCCTTGAATAAACTTTTGGGAAGTTTAACCATTAGTATATTATTATTCAATTCAACAGTTGGCTTTTCACTGCCTTTAATACTGTTAGTGGCATATTTTACATATTCTGCCTGGGAAGAATTTGTAACAGTGACATCCATCCTTTTGATATCTGTACCATTGAATAATCGAAGATGGAATGTTTTTTGAAAAGTGTTGTTGATGTTACTGGCTGTTTGCATGAACAGGTAAACATTCTGATCATCGTAGGATATGCCTGCTGAGTTCAGGTCGCTCACAGTATTAAAAAGAGTATTTGATGCATCTCCTTTCTCATCTGTATAAGAGGATGTGGGAAGAACACCCAATGTAGTTTCTAATGTATTCCGAGCAATTTGAATATCAGGATAAACTCCAAACAAATCATTGGTACGGATGAAAGACTTGAAATAACTGCTGTTAATACCTACCTGACTTTTGTGAGAAAGAATAGCCATTTCTTTCTGGTTTACCTCGCTATTATTCAGATTGAAGTATGTCCAGTGCGCATCAGTACTTAGAAGTCCAGAAGGAGGATTTAATCTCCCGTTAGGCAAATACATCGCAGGTGTCGGCCAATCTAATCCTTTATGAACCAGGTAAGTGTATTCAGTCCCGTTGAAGTTGATTCCCATGAGTGAATATCTGACAAAAGCGCTGGTAGCCCAGTGATCTGGATGATCATCTCCATCATCAGGATAAACTACAATAGTGGGTTTAAAATCCCTGATTATAGTCTGCATATTTTTGACCACATTAGCACCAGCATAAGGTGCGTTCTTTTCGTAGCTAAAGCTATAAGATGAATAATTTAGCTTATTAAAATCATTGGCACTTTTATAGGTGTTATTGTAATCCCAGTAAATCTCAAAGAGGGGTCCCAGACCAACATCAGGATAACCTAAAAATACAACATTTTTTTCACTCACTCCTAAATTTTTAAGAGCATTTAATGTTTCAGTATGCCTTAATTCAGGTAAAGAAATATTACCTGTAACATTGATATGAGCTTTCAAATTAGAATAACCAGAAGTGGTATGGGAAGAGCTACCATCTGTTACCATCACCACCATTACAGTGGCATTTTTTTCCACAGCCCGGGCAATCAGTCCACCAGCTCCCAGACTTTCATCATCAGGATGAGGGGCAAAAACTAAAATACGATCAGAACTTTTTATTTCTAGTGCAGGATTCAGAATTGTAGATAAATGATTTTCCTCATATTCTGAAACCAGGTAAATCAGGGATCCCAACAACACAATTCCCAATATCCCTAAAATAACCATTTTTTTACTAATCTTGAAATAATTATTACCAATCTTCATTTTAATTCACCACTTCTTATGAATGAGTTTTAATTTTTGAATGTTGTAGGTTATGACCAATTTTGATTAATCATACAAGAACGATATTGCTTCAAACAGATAATGTTCATGATACCATCTTATATTTCATTAACGTCACAAACAATATAGTTTTAATGAAATTAATGTGAATATTGTCACTTAACCTAGATTAAAAAAGAAGAACATAGATTGATTTATTATTAATATCATGTAAAAATGATTTAAAATTCTAATTGCCTTTAGATAAGCAATTTAGCGAATTTAATATCTCCTTTACCCATTTAATTGTTATAAAACTATTATTTAATCTGTGGAAGTAGGGCCCTTTAAACATAAGGAAACAATGAAAATTATATGTATTTTGTGAATTTAAGTAGTTAGGTGAATTTTTGATAGTTAAAAAACAGGACAAACAAACAAAATTTGAAAAAATTGATAACAAAAAAAATTAAACACTGAAAAACCATTGAATAAAATAATAAAAAAATCGACATAAAAACACAGAACAAAAAACAACCCCAAATAAATTACAGTTCCTCACAAAAAAGAATTAAAGGGGATATATAAATCTAAAAACACGTCAAATTCATAAGATTATATGGATTTTCCCAGATATAGAATATTAATAAAAATCATAGCTATATATTGAAACAATATCCTCATTTACCAAGTAAAATTTAATTAAATCAATGATTTAAATTGTTTTTACAAACTTTAATTGAAAATTTTGTCTTAGAAGTTCTAGATATGAATAAACGATTGATTTAGTCTAATTCTAAATTCAATATCTTTTTTTCCAATATAAATAGAATGATATCGTGGAAAAAAGGTTTAGTAAAGTCAATTGTAAGAAAAAATGCTATAAATTAAGGTGAATTGCAAAAATAACTCATTGGGGGGCGAGATCAATATACGTTGTGAATAATCCCATTTAAAGACGTTCTAAACAGGGAGAAAGGCTCTTAAATCGTTTTTTTATTTATTTTAAATCACAAATTTTATATACCATCCAATTTTGAATTAAATAAGTGTCTAAATTATTCCCCAAAGAACATCAGAGCGATTTCATGAAAAAATGAATTCTATGATGTTACGAAAATGAAGTTTTAGACACGGAGGCGATAAAATTAATAGACAATTACTATTGGCCGTGTTGCTATGTATTGTGGCACTGCTTAGTGTAAACAGCATTTATGCAACAGATGGGGAAAATATAACCTCCAACAGCACCACTAACACCATCAATACTACAAATACTTCTAGCAATACTCATAACACAACTGAAACCTCTAACACAACTGAGACCACTACCAACACAACAGGAACCACAAATACAACTGAAAACGCTACTTATAATACAACCACAAATACGGCAAGTAATGGTACTTTTAGTACTAATTCTAATGAAGATAATGGGTCTGTTTCCCAGGATAACTCTGCATTAGGAGCCGCAGGCGAAGCAACTACTACATTCACCAATCAACAAATCATCACAGCTGCTTT from Methanobacterium sp. Maddingley MBC34 encodes:
- a CDS encoding hypothetical protein (PFAM: Protein of unknown function (DUF1624)); amino-acid sequence: MVEVKDRLVSLDVFRGFTIAGMIMVNILGLYPDTPSLLQHASWIGLNLADLVFPFFLFIVGVSMNFSFASRSKQPSWKKWGKFLFRVAALYLIGVALVFGLFFYGVPDFSTIRIPGILQLIALSSLFAAPLARLRTRWIILAASVILFVQAAILLWVSAPGVPAGSLEMSNNIAGWIDSQVFTPAHLLDKEHVFDPEGMMAVINGTAMVLIGLACGRTLRLHRNWKGVQYLIIGGLIALTIGLIISPVMPIIKQLWTSSFILVNAGLAAIILALLYGLMDILKRGKILNVGIPFGRNALLIYILSDILGVLIFVAPNTLPGGAIIDIDNTVMPILFQYLGPMWGTVAFGLIIVAFWWVVALILHWRKIYIKL
- a CDS encoding putative LmbE-like protein (PFAM: GlcNAc-PI de-N-acetylase); the encoded protein is MKIGNNYFKISKKMVILGILGIVLLGSLIYLVSEYEENHLSTILNPALEIKSSDRILVFAPHPDDESLGAGGLIARAVEKNATVMVVMVTDGSSSHTTSGYSNLKAHINVTGNISLPELRHTETLNALKNLGVSEKNVVFLGYPDVGLGPLFEIYWDYNNTYKSANDFNKLNYSSYSFSYEKNAPYAGANVVKNMQTIIRDFKPTIVVYPDDGDDHPDHWATSAFVRYSLMGINFNGTEYTYLVHKGLDWPTPAMYLPNGRLNPPSGLLSTDAHWTYFNLNNSEVNQKEMAILSHKSQVGINSSYFKSFIRTNDLFGVYPDIQIARNTLETTLGVLPTSSYTDEKGDASNTLFNTVSDLNSAGISYDDQNVYLFMQTASNINNTFQKTFHLRLFNGTDIKRMDVTVTNSSQAEYVKYATNSIKGSEKPTVELNNNILMVKLPKSLFKGVKEVMFSVDIYDTNTKKHVDAMAFRNFIFPSS